One Triticum dicoccoides isolate Atlit2015 ecotype Zavitan chromosome 5B, WEW_v2.0, whole genome shotgun sequence genomic window carries:
- the LOC119308074 gene encoding GDP-L-galactose phosphorylase 2-like, protein MKLTIKRVPTVVSNYQEDAGERPRGGCGRNCLGHCCLPVSELPVYAFKANPTKLPLQEDAVPTDFFINLLLGQWEDRMTQGLFRYDVTACETKVIPGNLGFVAQLNEGRHLKKRPTEFRVDRVLQPFDSAKFNFTKVGQEEVLFQFENSGSDDSYFLRSAAVTVADRAPNVVAINVSPIEYGHVLLIPRVLDHLPQRIDQESFLLALHMAAEAASPYFRLGYNSLGAFATINHLHFQAYYLTVPFPVEKAATQRIPLAEGGIKSGVKVSKLMNYPVRGLVFEKGYTLNDLANVVSSACIWLQDNNVPYNVLISDSGRKIFLFPQCYAEKQALGDVSQELLDTQVNPAVWEISGHIVLKRRDDYKEASEASAWRLLAVVSLSEARFEEVKAYIFDAACLVQSQVEEEIDDAIYAPVPVGPSAVGEGCLVIP, encoded by the exons ATGAAGCTGACGATTAAGAGGGTACCCACCGTCGTGTCCAACTACCAGGAAGACGCTGGCGAGCGGCCACGCGGAGGGTGTGGGAGGAACTGCCTCGGACATTGCTGCCTGCCTG TTTCTGAGCTTCCTGTCTATGCTTTCAAGGCGAATCCAACAAAGCTGCCTTTACAGGAGGATGCTGTTCCTactgatttcttcatcaatctcctCCTTGGGCAG TGGGAGGACAGGATGACCCAAGGCTTATTTCGATATGATGTCACTGCATGTGAGACCAAGGTGATCCCTGGCAACCTTGGTTTCGTTGCCCAACTAAATGAAGGGCGCCACCTCAAGAAACGTCCTACAGAGTTCCGTGTGGATCGTGTGCTTCAACCATTTGACTCTGCCAAGTTCAATTTCACCAAAGTTGGCCAGGAGGAGGTGCTCTTCCAATTTGAGAACAGTGGTAGTGATGACAGCTACTTCCTGAGGAGTGCCGCAGTCACTGTTGCTGATCGTGCTCCTAATGTTGTGGCAATCAAT GTGAGCCCAATTGAATATGGCCATGTTCTTCTTATTCCCCGGGTCCTGGACCATCTGCCTCAGAGGATTGACCAAGAGAGCTTCTTGCTAGCACTGCACATGGCGGCTGAGGCAGCTAGCCCATACTTCAGGCTTGGTTACAATAGTTTGGGTGCCTTTGCAACTATCAACCACCTCCACTTTCAG GCATACTACTTGACAGTGCCTTTTCCTGTCGAGAAGGCAGCTACCCAGAGGATTCCCCTTGCTGAGGGCGGGATAAAGAGTGGAGTGAAGGTGTCGAAGCTAATGAACTACCCCGTGAGAGGGCTGGTTTTTGAGAAAGGCTACACCCTGAATGATCTGGCCAATGTGGTTTCCAGTGCTTGCATTTGGCTGCAGGACAACAATGTGCCTTACAATGTGCTCATTTCAGACTCTGGCAGGAAGATCTTCCTCTTTCCCCAG TGCTATGCTGAGAAGCAGGCTCTGGGCGATGTGAGTCAGGAACTGCTGGACACACAGGTGAACCCTGCTGTTTGGGAGATCAGTGGCCACATTGTACTGAAACGTAGGGATGACTACAAGGAGGCATCAGAAGCTTCGGCATGGAGACTCCTCGCCGTGGTCTCTCTGTCGGAAGCACGCTTTGAGGAAGTGAAGGCCTACATCTTTGATGCTGCTTGTTTGGTTCAGTCCCAGGTGGAGGAGGAAATTGATGACGCCATTTATGCACCTGTCCCGGTTGGCCCTTCAGCTGTTGGGGAGGGCTGCCTCGTAATTCCGTGA